In one Echinicola marina genomic region, the following are encoded:
- the lepB gene encoding signal peptidase I — MSSEKKKKGPVREWLDALVFAVIAASLIRWLFLEPFTIPTASMEKSLLVGDFLFVSKMHYGTRTPQTLLQVPLTHQKIWGTDIPSYSDAIQLPYYRLPGFSSVKRNDVVVFNYPDEFEYPVDLKTNYIKRAVAIPGDVVKIDQAQLIINDQVAENPEEMQFSYDVVPNRMLNAEFFDEYDINKDSYHPFNGMYVVFTTPAIAKRLEKSPVIKEVKIRIYEKDNGDPDIHPDGSYYGWNRDNFGPLKVPAKGWTIDLTEDNVRKYAFTIKNYEGIEDLRIEANQVFINGEKQDSYTFTQDYYFMMGDNRHDSLDSRFWGFVPEDHIVGKAWFLWLSLDKHKSMFSKIRWNRFFKSIH; from the coding sequence ATGAGTTCAGAAAAAAAGAAAAAAGGCCCAGTTAGAGAATGGCTGGATGCCTTGGTTTTTGCGGTTATTGCCGCCAGTTTGATCAGGTGGTTATTTTTGGAACCCTTTACTATCCCCACTGCTTCAATGGAAAAGTCCCTGTTAGTGGGTGACTTCTTATTTGTCAGTAAAATGCATTACGGGACACGTACCCCGCAAACTTTGCTACAGGTCCCCTTGACCCATCAAAAAATATGGGGAACAGATATCCCCTCTTATTCTGATGCCATTCAGCTGCCTTATTATCGCCTTCCTGGCTTTAGTTCTGTGAAGAGAAATGATGTAGTGGTATTTAACTATCCTGATGAATTTGAATATCCGGTAGATCTAAAAACCAACTATATCAAAAGAGCAGTGGCCATTCCTGGTGATGTAGTCAAAATCGACCAGGCCCAACTCATCATCAACGACCAAGTTGCAGAAAACCCAGAGGAGATGCAATTTTCATATGATGTAGTTCCCAACAGAATGCTCAATGCGGAATTCTTTGACGAATATGATATCAATAAGGATTCTTACCATCCCTTTAATGGCATGTATGTGGTCTTCACCACCCCTGCCATAGCAAAGCGATTGGAAAAATCTCCTGTAATCAAAGAAGTTAAAATCCGAATTTACGAAAAGGACAATGGTGATCCTGACATCCATCCTGACGGTTCCTATTATGGTTGGAACAGAGACAACTTCGGGCCACTTAAAGTCCCTGCAAAAGGCTGGACCATAGATTTAACAGAAGACAATGTCCGTAAATATGCCTTCACCATCAAAAATTACGAAGGAATTGAGGATTTAAGGATTGAAGCCAATCAAGTTTTTATCAATGGAGAAAAACAAGACAGTTATACCTTTACCCAAGACTATTATTTTATGATGGGTGATAACAGGCACGATTCCTTGGACTCTAGATTTTGGGGTTTTGTTCCTGAAGATCACATTGTAGGAAAAGCATGGTTCCTGTGGTTATCATTGGACAAACATAAGAGTATGTTCAGTAAAATAAGGTGGAACAGATTCTTTAAAAGCATCCATTAA
- the dapB gene encoding 4-hydroxy-tetrahydrodipicolinate reductase codes for MNILILGYGKMGKIISQIAEERGHTIAGKIDESNVHTLDQLDTQSIDVAIEFSQPDAAYKNLTWAINNQIPIVSGTTGWLDKKGEIEQLTLDKDGAFFYASNYSIGVNIFFKVNSFLAKIMNDQSDYSVKMEEIHHTEKKDAPSGTAITLAEGIINNLDRVNRWNLDTDMNGCEQSIPITAKRIDPAPGTHIINYSSEIDDIEIKHTAHSRKGFALGAVLVAEWIKDKKGVLSMDDFLTF; via the coding sequence ATGAATATTTTAATACTTGGGTATGGTAAAATGGGAAAAATCATTTCCCAAATTGCAGAAGAAAGAGGCCATACCATTGCGGGAAAGATTGACGAGTCCAATGTACATACATTGGATCAGCTTGACACCCAATCAATAGACGTAGCCATAGAATTCAGTCAGCCAGATGCAGCCTACAAAAACCTGACTTGGGCCATCAATAACCAAATCCCTATAGTCAGTGGAACGACAGGTTGGCTGGACAAAAAAGGAGAAATCGAACAACTAACTTTAGATAAAGACGGCGCATTTTTCTATGCTTCCAACTATAGTATTGGGGTAAATATATTCTTCAAAGTCAACAGCTTTTTGGCCAAAATCATGAATGATCAATCTGATTATTCAGTAAAAATGGAAGAAATCCACCACACCGAAAAGAAAGATGCTCCAAGTGGCACTGCCATTACATTAGCAGAAGGAATCATCAACAATTTGGACAGAGTGAACCGTTGGAATTTGGACACAGATATGAACGGTTGCGAACAATCTATTCCCATTACCGCTAAGAGAATTGACCCTGCCCCAGGGACCCATATCATCAATTATTCGTCTGAAATAGACGATATTGAAATCAAGCACACAGCCCATAGCAGAAAAGGCTTTGCCCTTGGCGCAGTTTTGGTAGCTGAGTGGATCAAAGACAAAAAGGGAGTATTGTCAATGGACGATTTCCTTACTTTCTAA
- a CDS encoding DUF5683 domain-containing protein, whose translation MGQEIRQIEADTTNQQEIILKKESKNPKKAAWLSAILPGAGQVYNEKPWKVPIIYGGIITNLYFVDFNNRRYQLFKEALIIYRDDDAETENLFPNLNEDGLIRNVDYWRRNRDATYLIFGAIYALNIVDAIVDAHLSGFDVSDDLTLKVQPSVESLYASGNSVGISIKLKF comes from the coding sequence TTGGGACAAGAAATCCGGCAAATAGAGGCTGATACTACCAATCAACAGGAGATCATCCTAAAAAAGGAATCAAAAAATCCCAAAAAAGCAGCATGGTTATCTGCTATTTTGCCGGGAGCGGGACAAGTTTACAATGAAAAACCATGGAAAGTACCGATTATTTATGGTGGAATCATAACTAATCTTTACTTTGTAGACTTCAATAACAGAAGGTACCAACTCTTTAAGGAAGCTTTGATCATTTACCGCGATGACGATGCCGAAACGGAAAACCTTTTCCCTAACCTTAATGAAGACGGACTGATCAGAAATGTAGATTATTGGAGAAGAAACAGAGATGCCACTTATTTGATTTTTGGGGCTATTTACGCACTGAATATCGTGGACGCCATTGTGGACGCCCACCTTTCTGGTTTTGATGTTTCTGACGACCTGACTTTAAAAGTTCAACCCTCTGTAGAATCCCTTTATGCCAGTGGAAATTCAGTGGGAATATCAATAAAATTAAAATTTTAA
- a CDS encoding ParB/RepB/Spo0J family partition protein, whose protein sequence is MADNQKPIKRKKALGRGLGALLEDSSKNEHKKEEREVEIPAAGIHEVPLAEIQVNPYQPRTHFDKDALQELADSIIVQGIIQPITVRKLADNEYQLISGERRFQASKIAGLESVPAYVRTANDQQMLEMALIENIQRENLNALEIAHSYQRLLAECDLKQEQLGDRVGKNRTTVNNYLRLLKLPPDIQAGIRDKKISMGHARALINIEEVDKQLAIYRKTIEEELSVRKVEALVKALHNGPEEETVTTEKPDLDPVKKYELSKLQQRLASHLGSRVSLKMDHRDKGEIKIPFGSADDLNRILEILEII, encoded by the coding sequence ATGGCTGATAATCAAAAACCCATAAAAAGGAAAAAGGCACTGGGAAGAGGATTGGGTGCTTTATTAGAAGATTCTTCTAAAAATGAGCATAAAAAGGAAGAAAGGGAAGTAGAAATTCCAGCTGCGGGAATCCACGAAGTTCCATTAGCGGAAATTCAGGTAAATCCTTATCAGCCAAGAACCCATTTCGACAAAGATGCCCTGCAAGAACTTGCAGACTCCATCATTGTCCAAGGCATCATTCAGCCTATCACCGTTCGTAAACTCGCGGACAATGAATACCAATTGATTTCTGGAGAAAGAAGATTCCAGGCATCCAAAATCGCCGGATTGGAATCCGTACCTGCCTATGTCAGAACAGCCAATGACCAACAAATGTTGGAAATGGCCCTGATAGAAAATATCCAAAGGGAAAACCTCAATGCCCTGGAAATAGCGCATTCCTATCAAAGGTTATTGGCAGAATGTGACCTGAAGCAAGAACAGTTGGGTGACCGCGTTGGAAAAAACAGGACTACGGTCAACAACTACCTTAGATTACTCAAACTCCCGCCAGATATTCAGGCCGGCATTAGGGACAAAAAAATTTCCATGGGCCATGCCCGGGCATTGATCAATATTGAAGAAGTTGACAAACAACTTGCTATTTACCGAAAAACCATAGAGGAAGAACTAAGTGTCCGAAAAGTGGAAGCTTTGGTAAAAGCACTGCACAATGGTCCTGAAGAAGAAACCGTCACTACTGAAAAGCCCGACTTGGATCCTGTTAAAAAATATGAATTGAGTAAACTCCAACAGAGATTGGCTTCTCACTTGGGCAGCAGGGTAAGCCTAAAAATGGATCATAGGGACAAAGGAGAAATCAAAATCCCATTTGGTTCTGCTGACGACCTGAACAGAATACTGGAAATACTAGAAATCATTTAA
- a CDS encoding ParA family protein, translating to MGKIVAIANQKGGVGKTTTAMNLAASLAVLEFKTLVIDADPQANTTSGLGQDPKEIDNSIYECMVDGVDISSIIYHTDIEHLDLVPSHIDLVGAEVEMINLDNREEKMREVIGKIQDQYDFIIIDCSPSLGLITINALTAANSVIIPVQCEYFALEGLGKLLNTIKIIQTRLNPDLEIEGILLTMYDVRLRLSNQVVEEVRLHFKNMVFDTIIPRNVKLGESPSFGLPAIAFDAEGKGALSYLNLANEIAERNGLVKMN from the coding sequence ATGGGAAAAATAGTAGCTATTGCCAACCAAAAAGGCGGTGTGGGTAAAACAACCACAGCCATGAATTTAGCAGCCAGTTTGGCTGTACTGGAGTTTAAAACTCTAGTGATTGATGCTGACCCACAGGCCAACACTACTTCAGGGCTGGGACAAGATCCCAAAGAAATAGACAACAGCATCTATGAATGCATGGTAGATGGTGTGGATATCAGCTCCATCATCTACCATACAGATATTGAACACTTGGACTTGGTACCTTCGCATATTGACCTTGTAGGTGCTGAAGTAGAGATGATCAATTTGGACAACAGAGAGGAAAAAATGCGTGAGGTGATCGGTAAGATCCAGGATCAATATGATTTCATCATCATTGATTGCTCTCCTTCATTGGGTCTAATCACCATCAATGCGCTCACCGCTGCTAATTCTGTCATCATCCCTGTACAGTGTGAATACTTTGCTTTGGAAGGGCTTGGAAAACTATTGAACACCATTAAAATCATCCAGACCAGACTTAACCCTGACCTGGAGATTGAAGGCATATTATTGACCATGTATGATGTAAGACTGAGACTTTCCAACCAAGTGGTGGAAGAAGTTAGGCTACACTTTAAAAACATGGTTTTTGACACCATCATTCCGCGTAATGTAAAACTAGGAGAATCTCCTAGTTTTGGACTGCCTGCCATCGCCTTCGACGCTGAAGGTAAAGGGGCATTATCCTACTTGAATTTGGCCAATGAAATCGCGGAACGCAATGGCTTAGTAAAAATGAATTAA
- the yidC gene encoding membrane protein insertase YidC, producing MDRNQATGLILFAAVLLVYTFFFSEPQPVTDEQSTTTTEALDEEATPKTTETTPVSLPDSLQNLQNQQQYGEFAALVTGNEEQVVLENDLVKIIFSSKGGEIKSVELKDFKTWSKEPLILIDEESAAIDYQLQTSKGPISLNEFYFNSSIESTTVEENPAQKLIFTANTGSGSIKRTYTLPENKYTLAQSISANGINSLTDQRIAISWDNKLKKQEADISESRRKTHINYFTLEGDFDNLSASSDEDSEQLATPVKWVAFKQRFFSAGLIADDQFSDVNLVQATPADTMSVKDMTAHLSLNMVNGQANNSYFFGPNNYKLLKKVSPEFERNVDMGYFFVSWVNKYIIVNLFHVLEKVFSNYGIIIILIVFIIKAALFPLTYKSYIGMAKMRVIKPEIDELKEKYGDDPTKMQQEQMKLFGQLGVSPISGCLPMLLQMPFLFAMFFFFPNSIELRQEPFLWAHDLSTYDSIINLPFTIPFYGNHVSLFTLLMTVSQIVYTRFNNQLTAAQGPMKNLGYIMPVTFMFVLNSYPAALSFYYFVSNMVTFGQQALIKRFVDDKKIRQKIEDNKKKNANKKKSKFQSRLEEAMKAAEAGKKKK from the coding sequence ATGGACAGAAATCAAGCGACAGGACTTATCCTTTTCGCAGCTGTGCTCCTGGTTTACACCTTCTTTTTTAGTGAACCGCAGCCAGTAACAGATGAGCAAAGTACCACTACTACAGAAGCCCTAGACGAGGAAGCTACCCCAAAAACAACAGAAACAACTCCAGTCTCCTTACCTGATAGCCTTCAAAATCTCCAAAACCAACAGCAGTATGGAGAATTTGCAGCCTTGGTGACAGGTAATGAAGAACAAGTTGTTTTGGAAAACGATTTGGTAAAGATCATTTTCTCTTCCAAAGGTGGAGAAATCAAAAGCGTAGAACTTAAGGATTTCAAAACTTGGTCAAAAGAGCCCCTTATCCTTATCGATGAGGAAAGTGCTGCCATTGATTACCAACTCCAAACCAGCAAAGGTCCTATCAGCCTTAATGAATTTTATTTCAACTCAAGCATTGAAAGTACCACAGTTGAAGAAAATCCCGCACAGAAGCTGATATTTACCGCTAATACTGGTTCTGGCAGCATCAAAAGGACCTACACCTTACCAGAGAACAAGTACACCCTGGCCCAGAGCATTTCAGCCAATGGCATCAACAGCTTGACCGATCAACGCATTGCCATCAGTTGGGACAATAAACTGAAAAAACAAGAAGCCGATATCAGCGAATCCAGAAGAAAGACCCATATCAACTATTTCACCCTAGAAGGTGATTTTGATAATTTGAGCGCTTCTTCAGACGAGGACAGTGAACAGCTAGCGACACCTGTAAAATGGGTAGCATTCAAACAGCGTTTCTTTAGTGCCGGTTTGATCGCTGACGATCAGTTCTCCGATGTCAACCTTGTCCAAGCCACTCCTGCTGACACCATGTCTGTTAAGGACATGACAGCTCACCTTTCCTTGAACATGGTGAATGGCCAAGCCAATAACAGTTACTTCTTTGGCCCTAACAACTACAAACTCTTGAAAAAGGTAAGTCCTGAATTTGAGAGAAACGTAGACATGGGTTACTTCTTTGTGAGCTGGGTCAATAAATATATCATCGTTAACCTCTTCCATGTATTGGAAAAAGTCTTTTCCAACTATGGTATTATCATCATTTTGATTGTATTTATCATCAAGGCGGCCCTGTTTCCACTGACCTACAAGTCATATATAGGAATGGCCAAAATGAGGGTAATCAAGCCAGAGATTGATGAACTAAAGGAGAAATACGGTGACGACCCCACAAAAATGCAACAGGAGCAAATGAAGCTCTTCGGACAACTTGGTGTAAGCCCTATCAGTGGTTGCTTACCAATGTTGTTACAGATGCCGTTCCTATTTGCCATGTTCTTCTTCTTCCCTAATTCAATTGAATTAAGACAAGAACCTTTCTTGTGGGCGCATGATCTATCAACTTACGATTCCATCATTAACCTGCCATTTACTATCCCTTTTTATGGAAATCACGTGAGTCTTTTCACTTTGTTGATGACAGTATCACAAATCGTATATACACGCTTCAATAACCAGTTGACGGCTGCGCAAGGACCGATGAAAAACCTGGGATATATCATGCCAGTAACCTTCATGTTTGTCCTTAATTCTTATCCTGCAGCATTGAGTTTCTACTATTTTGTTTCCAATATGGTGACATTTGGCCAACAAGCCTTGATCAAGCGTTTTGTAGATGACAAAAAAATCCGCCAAAAAATAGAAGACAACAAAAAGAAAAATGCCAACAAGAAAAAGTCTAAGTTCCAATCCAGATTGGAAGAAGCCATGAAAGCTGCTGAAGCTGGAAAAAAGAAAAAATAA
- a CDS encoding CTP synthase — MASPTKYIFITGGVTSSLGKGIIAASLAKLLQSRGFKVTIQKFDPYLNIDPGTLNPYEHGECYVTEDGAETDLDLGHYERFLNTNTSQDNNVTTGRIYNNVITKERKGEFLGKTVQVIPHITDEIKNSFYRLGEEGNFDVVITEIGGCVGDIESLPFIEAVRQARWDLGPNNFLVVHLTLIPYLSAAKELKTKPTQHSVKQLLEAGIQPDILVCRTEHHLPADVKKKLALFCNVQLNCVIEAMDAETIYDVPLHMKKEKLDERVMSKLKLPSKSDTKLEHWKEFLGKLKNPTSEVNIGLVGKYVSLPDAYKSIIEAFTHAGAACETKVNLSLISSEEINADNVTKKLSELDGILVAPGFGERGLEGKLETVKFARTQNIPFFGICLGMQVAVIEFARNVIGLKDANSIEMNPETDNPVISLMEEQKNIEQMGGTMRLGSYPCDLKKGTKVSAAYGKAKIQERHRHRYEFNNSYLKQYKENGMIATGINPESGLVEIVELENHPWFVGTQFHPEYKSTVLEPHPLFVRFIKATLDNKKNNN, encoded by the coding sequence ATGGCATCACCCACCAAATATATCTTTATTACAGGGGGAGTAACTTCTTCATTAGGTAAAGGAATCATTGCAGCCTCCTTGGCAAAACTGCTACAATCCCGAGGTTTCAAAGTTACCATCCAAAAATTCGACCCTTATCTTAACATCGATCCAGGAACACTTAATCCTTATGAGCATGGCGAATGCTATGTCACTGAGGATGGTGCGGAAACTGATCTTGACCTCGGTCACTACGAAAGATTCCTGAACACCAATACTTCCCAAGACAACAATGTAACTACTGGAAGAATATACAATAATGTCATTACCAAAGAACGTAAAGGGGAGTTCTTGGGAAAAACCGTACAGGTCATCCCACATATTACAGATGAAATCAAAAACAGTTTCTATAGATTAGGAGAAGAAGGCAATTTCGATGTGGTCATCACCGAAATCGGTGGATGCGTGGGTGACATCGAATCCCTTCCATTTATAGAAGCCGTAAGACAGGCTCGTTGGGATCTTGGACCAAACAACTTCTTAGTCGTTCACCTTACTTTGATCCCTTATCTTTCTGCTGCGAAAGAACTAAAAACCAAGCCTACTCAGCACTCTGTGAAGCAATTGCTGGAAGCTGGTATTCAGCCAGACATTTTAGTTTGCCGTACAGAACATCACCTGCCTGCTGATGTTAAGAAAAAATTAGCCCTCTTCTGCAATGTTCAATTAAACTGTGTGATCGAAGCCATGGACGCCGAAACCATCTATGATGTTCCTTTGCACATGAAAAAAGAGAAATTGGACGAAAGGGTCATGTCTAAGCTAAAACTACCTTCCAAATCAGATACAAAGCTGGAACATTGGAAAGAATTCTTGGGCAAACTAAAAAACCCTACTTCAGAAGTAAACATCGGACTGGTAGGAAAATACGTCTCCCTGCCAGATGCCTATAAATCCATCATTGAAGCCTTTACCCATGCTGGTGCGGCTTGTGAAACAAAAGTCAACCTAAGCCTTATCTCCTCCGAAGAGATCAATGCAGATAATGTCACCAAAAAACTCAGTGAACTGGACGGGATATTGGTGGCTCCCGGATTTGGAGAGAGAGGTCTTGAAGGAAAGCTGGAAACGGTTAAATTTGCACGTACCCAAAACATTCCATTCTTTGGTATTTGCTTGGGCATGCAAGTAGCCGTAATTGAATTTGCCAGAAATGTCATCGGATTAAAGGATGCCAATTCTATAGAAATGAATCCTGAAACCGACAACCCTGTGATTTCCTTGATGGAAGAACAGAAAAACATCGAACAAATGGGAGGCACCATGCGTTTGGGATCTTACCCTTGTGACCTGAAGAAAGGCACCAAGGTAAGCGCCGCCTATGGCAAAGCCAAAATTCAGGAAAGACACCGTCACCGTTATGAATTTAACAATAGCTACCTGAAACAATACAAGGAAAATGGCATGATAGCTACAGGGATCAATCCCGAAAGTGGATTGGTGGAAATTGTCGAACTGGAAAACCACCCTTGGTTTGTTGGCACCCAATTCCACCCAGAATATAAAAGTACCGTATTGGAGCCGCATCCTTTATTTGTAAGGTTCATTAAGGCGACTCTGGATAATAAAAAGAACAATAACTAA
- a CDS encoding CCA tRNA nucleotidyltransferase, which translates to MNLSKEIADIEVIKRVGACADKLGLEAYVVGGFVRDLLLKRPSKDIDFVCVGSGIALAKKVADSFDHHVPLSVFKNFGTAMIKLEDWELEFVGARKESYRQDSRKPIVEDGTLKEDQERRDFTINALAISINQATFGELVDPFDGVRDLKRKIIKTPLDPDTTFSDDPLRMMRAVRFATQLKFDIEPDTFDGLLRNASRLEIISGERIVDELNKIILSDTPSYGFKLLFVSKLLHQFFPEMVDLQGVDSVGDKSHKDNFYHTLQVLDNICEFTDDLWLRWAAIMHDIAKPVTKRFNKKAGWTFHGHEDKGARMTPKIFRKLKLPMDERMKYVQKLVRLHLRPIALVNDKVTDSAVRRLVYEAGDDVEDLMNLCRADVTSKNPNRVKRFLANFDKVEQKIQEVEEKDQVRNFQPPVSGEEIMKIFGLPPSKTVGEIKEEIKEAILEGQIENNKEQAIQLMFKLAEAKGISKKEN; encoded by the coding sequence ATGAATTTATCGAAGGAAATAGCAGATATTGAAGTAATCAAGAGGGTAGGGGCTTGTGCTGATAAATTGGGACTTGAGGCTTATGTGGTAGGTGGATTTGTAAGGGACTTATTGCTAAAAAGACCAAGCAAGGATATAGATTTTGTCTGTGTGGGAAGTGGTATAGCACTGGCAAAAAAAGTAGCTGATTCGTTTGATCATCATGTGCCATTGTCTGTTTTCAAGAACTTTGGTACGGCCATGATTAAGTTGGAAGATTGGGAATTGGAATTTGTTGGGGCGAGAAAAGAGTCCTACAGACAGGATTCCCGAAAGCCCATAGTTGAAGACGGAACACTTAAGGAGGATCAGGAACGCAGGGATTTTACCATCAATGCTTTGGCTATATCTATCAATCAGGCCACTTTTGGGGAGCTGGTAGATCCATTTGATGGAGTGCGAGACCTTAAGCGGAAGATTATCAAAACACCTTTGGATCCTGATACGACATTTTCGGATGATCCACTGCGGATGATGCGTGCTGTCCGTTTTGCCACTCAGTTAAAGTTCGATATAGAGCCTGATACTTTTGATGGTTTATTGCGTAATGCTTCTAGGCTTGAAATTATATCAGGAGAGCGTATTGTCGATGAGTTGAACAAGATAATCCTTTCTGATACTCCTAGTTATGGCTTTAAGTTGCTTTTTGTGAGTAAATTGTTGCATCAGTTCTTTCCTGAAATGGTGGATTTACAAGGAGTGGATTCAGTGGGTGATAAATCCCATAAGGACAATTTTTACCATACTTTGCAAGTGTTGGACAATATTTGCGAGTTTACTGATGATTTATGGCTTCGATGGGCTGCTATCATGCATGATATAGCGAAGCCTGTCACCAAGCGATTTAATAAAAAAGCAGGGTGGACTTTTCATGGACATGAGGATAAGGGGGCTAGAATGACTCCCAAAATTTTCAGAAAACTCAAATTACCGATGGATGAGCGCATGAAATATGTGCAGAAATTAGTAAGATTGCATTTACGGCCAATCGCACTAGTCAACGATAAGGTCACAGACTCTGCGGTAAGGAGGTTGGTTTATGAGGCTGGAGACGATGTGGAGGACTTGATGAATTTGTGCCGTGCGGACGTGACTTCCAAGAATCCAAACAGGGTGAAGCGTTTTTTGGCCAATTTTGATAAAGTCGAACAAAAAATCCAGGAGGTAGAAGAGAAAGACCAGGTAAGAAACTTCCAGCCGCCAGTGTCTGGAGAGGAAATAATGAAAATATTTGGTCTTCCACCATCAAAAACAGTGGGGGAAATAAAAGAAGAAATAAAAGAAGCTATATTAGAAGGCCAAATTGAGAACAATAAAGAACAGGCTATCCAGTTAATGTTTAAGTTGGCCGAAGCAAAGGGGATTAGCAAAAAGGAAAATTAA
- a CDS encoding tetratricopeptide repeat protein, whose product MNKFKITALALFMISCGVMAQEENSSSQPAKVDSSQKAADQAAIKIYQMALRYNDPAVAKSKLYELIEKYPGNLFYAERLSKLYFELEQYSSAALVAMDVLKADDENIPALEIAAYSLEQLGALDRALPHFESLHLLSGDLFSLYKTSYLQYSLKKYDEALNSVDMLIKNSKSEEEKLTFPKKDNSTQDVSMKAAALNLKGLIYKEQGSTSEAKAAFEAALANAPEFEIVQDNLKELN is encoded by the coding sequence ATGAATAAGTTTAAAATTACCGCGTTAGCGTTATTTATGATCAGCTGTGGGGTGATGGCTCAGGAAGAGAATTCAAGTAGCCAACCTGCAAAAGTGGATAGCAGTCAAAAGGCTGCCGACCAAGCGGCAATAAAGATTTATCAAATGGCGCTGAGGTATAATGATCCGGCAGTGGCCAAAAGTAAATTGTACGAGTTGATTGAGAAATATCCCGGTAACCTGTTTTATGCTGAGAGATTATCAAAATTGTATTTTGAGCTTGAACAATATAGTTCTGCGGCATTGGTAGCAATGGATGTTTTGAAGGCTGATGATGAAAATATACCTGCATTGGAAATTGCTGCTTATTCCTTGGAGCAGTTGGGGGCTTTGGATAGGGCTTTGCCGCATTTTGAGTCTTTACATCTTTTGTCAGGAGACCTGTTTAGCTTGTACAAAACTTCCTATCTACAATATTCATTGAAGAAGTACGATGAGGCATTGAATTCAGTAGATATGTTGATCAAAAACAGTAAATCCGAAGAGGAAAAGTTGACTTTTCCTAAAAAGGACAACAGTACTCAAGATGTAAGCATGAAAGCTGCAGCACTGAACTTGAAAGGTCTGATCTATAAAGAACAGGGGAGTACTTCAGAGGCTAAAGCTGCTTTTGAAGCGGCATTGGCAAATGCTCCAGAGTTTGAAATTGTACAGGATAATTTGAAAGAGTTGAATTGA